The Apteryx mantelli isolate bAptMan1 chromosome Z, bAptMan1.hap1, whole genome shotgun sequence genome has a segment encoding these proteins:
- the TUSC1 gene encoding tumor suppressor candidate gene 1 protein: protein MRRMRVEDRRWGCNGSAWRGRAGLAGAVAVAGSGGRGEAAAAFAEQGGGGWRGQSRGSLQQLAERYADLAASHREALRQREEREWHNARLRQENARLRLENRRLRRENRSLFRQALLGPGPAGRGADRPAGGDAAALRDQLRRLQEKHRRAVQHLRRCRAAGGPAAPELDDGELEELLEEDAPPPPSEQPLEQRSLVPPV, encoded by the coding sequence ATGAGGCGCATGCGCGTTGAGGACCGGCGCTGGGGCTGTAACGGCTCGGCGTGGAGGGGCCGGGCGGGGCTCGCCGGCGCCGTTGCCgtcgccggcagcggcggccgcggagaggcggcggcggcgttcgcggagcagggcggcggcggctggcgggGCCAGTCGCGGGGCTCGCTGCAGCAGCTGGCGGAGCGGTACGCCGACCTGGCGGCCAGCCACCGCGAGGCGCTGcggcagcgggaggagcgggagTGGCACAACGCGCGGCTGCGCCAGGAGAACGCGCGGCTGCGCCTGGAGAACCGCCGCCTGCGCCGCGAGAACCGCAGCCTCTTCCGCCAGGCCCTGctggggcccggccccgccggccgcggcgccgaccgccccgccggcggcgaCGCCGCGGCCCTGCGCGACCAGCTGCGGCGGCTGCAGGAGAAACACCGCCGGGCCGTGCAGCACCTGCGGCGGtgccgcgccgcgggcgggccggcggcgccggaGCTGGACGACGGcgagctggaggagctgctggaggaggacgcgccgccgccgccctccgagCAGCCGCTGGAGCAGCGGAGCCTGGTGCCGCCCGTGTAG